From a region of the Sphingobacteriales bacterium genome:
- a CDS encoding translation initiation factor produces MKKKDFSELWSLVYSTNPEINPGSFTPPPNEQCLHVGIEKKHRGGKTVTLIEGFEGKTEDLENLAKTLKTKCGAGGSVKDGVILIQGDCREKITKFLKEQGYKVK; encoded by the coding sequence TTGAAAAAGAAAGACTTTTCAGAACTGTGGAGCCTGGTGTATTCCACCAATCCTGAAATTAATCCCGGTAGCTTTACCCCGCCTCCGAATGAGCAATGTTTACATGTCGGTATTGAAAAAAAACACAGAGGAGGAAAAACTGTAACTTTGATAGAAGGCTTTGAAGGAAAAACGGAAGATCTTGAAAATCTTGCCAAAACCCTCAAAACAAAGTGCGGAGCAGGTGGATCGGTCAAAGATGGGGTTATTTTAATACAGGGCGATTGCCGGGAAAAAATCACTAAATTTCTGAAAGAACAGGGGTATAAGGTTAAATAA